In Dysgonomonadaceae bacterium zrk40, one genomic interval encodes:
- a CDS encoding 1-acyl-sn-glycerol-3-phosphate acyltransferase translates to MPLFLLITILTAVTVMITTPFFGNRFWGYYPPHIWSRVTCWLALCRVKCSGHEKLDPRQSYVFVANHQGAFDIFLVYGFLNQNIKWIQKQSLRKIPFVGYASEKAGHVFVDNSTATARAATIERAKAQITDGVSMVIFPEGARTLTGKMGRFKRGAYHIARDLHLPVVPLTINGPYDVLKRNSRFLKPGKLELIIHDPIPTSSLSDEELAVLIDRSKEIIHSALWEKYR, encoded by the coding sequence ATGCCGTTGTTTCTGTTGATCACCATTCTTACCGCTGTAACGGTGATGATTACGACTCCCTTTTTCGGAAATCGCTTCTGGGGGTATTATCCTCCTCACATCTGGAGCCGGGTCACCTGCTGGCTGGCGCTTTGTCGGGTGAAATGTTCAGGTCACGAGAAACTGGATCCCAGGCAATCATACGTCTTTGTAGCCAACCATCAGGGTGCGTTTGATATCTTCCTGGTCTATGGTTTCCTGAATCAGAACATCAAATGGATTCAAAAACAGAGTCTGCGAAAGATTCCATTTGTGGGGTATGCTTCTGAAAAAGCAGGTCATGTGTTTGTGGACAACTCCACCGCTACAGCCCGTGCTGCTACCATTGAAAGAGCCAAGGCACAAATCACGGATGGTGTCTCCATGGTGATCTTTCCTGAGGGTGCGCGTACTCTCACCGGTAAGATGGGGCGTTTCAAACGGGGAGCCTATCATATCGCACGGGATCTTCATTTGCCTGTGGTACCGCTGACCATCAACGGGCCATATGATGTACTGAAGCGAAACAGCCGATTCCTCAAACCGGGAAAGCTTGAGTTGATCATTCATGATCCGATCCCTACATCATCGCTCAGCGACGAGGAGCTGGCCGTTCTGATCGACCGGTCAAAAGAGATCATCCATTCTGCATTGTGGGAGAAATATCGCTAG
- the galE gene encoding UDP-glucose 4-epimerase GalE: MANKILVTGGTGYIGSHTVVELQQAGYEVVIADNLSNSNADVIEGITRITGIRPQFDKLDCTDMEALKALFRKHTFDGIIHFAASKAVGESVQKPLLYYRNNLVSLVNLLELMPEHKVKGIVFSSSCTVYGEPDSNPIDENAPIKPAASPYGNTKQINEEIIRDFVHSGAPIKSIILRYFNPIGAHPSAEIGELPLGVPQNLVPYITQTGIGIRQQLSVFGNDYNTPDGSCIRDFINVMDLAKAHVKAIERMVEDQSDEPVEIFNLGTGTGLSVLELIALFEKVSGLPLNYQIVGRREGDIEQIWAQPDRANEVLGWKAEVSVEDTMASAWRWQQRLREKGVM; this comes from the coding sequence ATGGCAAATAAAATACTGGTAACAGGGGGGACAGGCTACATCGGTTCCCATACAGTTGTTGAATTGCAACAGGCAGGCTACGAAGTGGTCATTGCAGACAATCTTTCCAACTCAAATGCCGATGTAATCGAGGGGATTACACGCATCACCGGCATCCGTCCACAATTCGACAAGCTGGACTGCACCGACATGGAGGCGTTGAAGGCACTTTTCAGGAAACACACCTTCGACGGTATCATCCATTTCGCTGCCAGCAAGGCGGTGGGTGAGTCGGTACAAAAGCCGCTGCTTTACTACCGAAACAACCTGGTCTCGTTGGTCAACCTGCTGGAGTTGATGCCGGAACACAAGGTGAAGGGAATCGTATTCTCCTCCTCCTGCACCGTGTACGGGGAACCCGACAGCAACCCCATCGATGAGAACGCACCCATCAAACCGGCAGCGTCTCCCTACGGGAACACAAAACAGATCAACGAAGAGATCATTCGGGATTTTGTCCACTCGGGAGCTCCGATCAAAAGCATCATTCTTCGTTATTTCAATCCTATCGGAGCCCATCCCTCTGCCGAGATCGGGGAACTGCCGCTGGGGGTGCCCCAAAACCTGGTACCCTACATCACCCAAACCGGGATTGGTATCCGGCAGCAGCTGAGTGTTTTCGGCAATGATTACAATACGCCCGACGGCTCCTGTATCCGTGACTTCATCAATGTGATGGACCTGGCCAAAGCGCACGTCAAAGCCATTGAGCGGATGGTCGAAGATCAGTCGGATGAACCTGTCGAGATCTTCAACCTGGGCACCGGTACGGGGTTGTCAGTGCTGGAACTGATTGCCCTCTTTGAGAAAGTCTCCGGGTTGCCCCTCAACTACCAGATTGTGGGACGTCGTGAGGGTGATATTGAACAGATATGGGCACAACCGGACAGAGCGAATGAGGTACTGGGATGGAAAGCAGAGGTGTCGGTTGAGGATACCATGGCTTCTGCATGGCGATGGCAGCAACGACTGCGTGAGAAAGGTGTGATGTGA
- a CDS encoding GNAT family N-acetyltransferase — translation MAFSVQTYYHKEELPPMEETNFFHSPDAFDWYSCIPAYTPFMLVAFNEGKPVAALFAIIARKNRLLRHSLFRRCIISQPPSFFGSDLPQIELFELLITRLVEEVRQKVFLIRYENLGNAIFGYKGFRENQFFSVKWINICNSLQRRRKIWDQLTPSRKNQVNRALKKGVQMVEVTSDDDLPEIYRLIRDTNQKKIRRRLPPYLYFENFYRHYVKEGKGMILLTRYQGKIIGGAILGFEQKKKVYCLYYWGKSKRYKLLYPTIFTIYSAMKRSEDEGFHYFDFMDIGFIHKNSGRSRFLLQFGGKQKATRRWYRLNWGLLNFFANRLYD, via the coding sequence ATGGCATTCAGCGTTCAAACATACTATCACAAAGAAGAGCTGCCGCCAATGGAAGAAACCAACTTCTTCCACTCTCCCGACGCTTTCGACTGGTACAGTTGCATACCCGCATACACCCCCTTCATGCTGGTAGCCTTCAACGAAGGGAAACCGGTTGCCGCCCTCTTCGCCATTATCGCCCGCAAAAACAGATTGCTGCGCCATTCACTCTTCAGACGATGCATCATCAGCCAGCCCCCTTCATTTTTCGGGAGTGATCTACCGCAGATAGAGCTCTTTGAACTGCTTATCACCCGCTTGGTTGAAGAGGTGCGACAAAAGGTGTTTCTCATCCGTTACGAGAACCTGGGTAACGCCATCTTCGGATACAAGGGGTTTCGCGAGAATCAGTTCTTCTCGGTGAAATGGATCAACATCTGCAATTCGTTGCAACGAAGACGAAAGATTTGGGACCAGCTCACACCCTCCCGCAAGAACCAGGTCAACAGGGCATTGAAGAAAGGGGTGCAGATGGTGGAGGTAACCTCTGACGATGATCTGCCTGAAATCTATCGGCTGATCAGGGATACCAACCAGAAGAAGATCAGACGTCGTTTACCACCATACCTCTATTTTGAGAATTTCTACCGACACTATGTGAAAGAAGGAAAGGGAATGATTTTGCTCACCCGCTACCAGGGCAAGATCATTGGTGGAGCCATACTGGGTTTCGAGCAGAAAAAGAAAGTCTACTGCCTCTATTACTGGGGCAAATCGAAGCGCTACAAACTGCTCTATCCTACCATCTTCACCATCTATTCAGCTATGAAACGGTCGGAAGATGAAGGCTTTCACTATTTTGATTTCATGGATATAGGCTTTATTCACAAAAACAGCGGACGGTCACGTTTTCTCCTTCAGTTCGGGGGAAAACAGAAAGCCACCAGGCGCTGGTATCGCCTCAACTGGGGGTTGCTCAATTTTTTTGCCAACAGATTATACGACTAA
- a CDS encoding YkgJ family cysteine cluster protein gives MNVTDLPKEVALRKPAWEKWVAKNKRRLMKMDREILQLHLEAEEETDCLACGNCCRSLGPMILPDDVDRMGKALRIKPSVVIERYLRTDEDGDRVFRSMPCPFLGDDNYCAIYENRPRACREYPHTDRKKFYQIFALSVKNAETCPIVFKVLEKLTAGG, from the coding sequence ATGAATGTCACTGATCTGCCGAAAGAGGTTGCACTGAGAAAGCCCGCATGGGAGAAATGGGTTGCGAAGAACAAACGACGCCTGATGAAAATGGATCGGGAGATTCTGCAACTGCACCTTGAAGCCGAGGAAGAGACCGATTGCCTGGCGTGCGGAAACTGCTGCCGCTCACTGGGGCCGATGATCCTACCCGACGATGTGGATCGAATGGGCAAGGCTCTGCGCATCAAACCTTCGGTGGTCATTGAGCGTTACCTCCGCACCGATGAGGATGGCGACAGGGTGTTCCGCTCCATGCCCTGCCCTTTTCTTGGTGACGACAACTATTGCGCCATCTATGAGAACAGGCCCAGGGCATGTCGTGAATATCCGCATACCGACAGGAAGAAGTTCTACCAGATCTTCGCTCTTTCGGTGAAAAACGCGGAGACCTGCCCCATCGTTTTCAAAGTGCTGGAAAAACTGACAGCCGGAGGATAA
- a CDS encoding winged helix-turn-helix domain-containing protein — protein sequence MNKKLIGTNAGIIWNLLNNNQKWNIADLREASGLTEKEIYTAIGWLARENKIEIEKTHKGDEKYYLVIEYYF from the coding sequence ATGAACAAGAAACTGATTGGCACCAATGCAGGTATTATCTGGAACCTGTTGAACAACAACCAGAAATGGAATATCGCCGACCTGCGAGAGGCTTCCGGTTTGACAGAAAAGGAGATTTACACTGCCATAGGCTGGCTGGCCAGAGAGAACAAGATAGAGATTGAAAAAACACACAAGGGTGATGAAAAATACTACCTTGTGATTGAATATTACTTCTGA